In a single window of the Ruminococcus albus 7 = DSM 20455 genome:
- a CDS encoding L-2-amino-thiazoline-4-carboxylic acid hydrolase, whose translation MKSAIKILDSKKEFREEIEKILEKKQCEELWHRAASRLNSYLERYKDLPEGVRSHTDEKIFPAAAMYLSAKEFMTDEQAYSVIENSSIKICNKIGPLKALMKIPFMPGLFIKMWDIVTKKSFGSACGFENRFYPKEKGAYRMDILECPYCRYFTELGCPELTKIFCENDERVYGDLPGIVFERKGTLGKGADRCDFYIRKT comes from the coding sequence ATGAAATCAGCAATAAAAATACTTGATTCCAAAAAGGAGTTCAGAGAAGAGATCGAAAAGATCCTTGAAAAGAAACAATGTGAAGAATTATGGCACAGGGCTGCATCAAGGCTTAACAGCTATCTTGAAAGATATAAGGATCTCCCTGAGGGTGTCCGATCACATACAGATGAAAAGATATTCCCTGCGGCTGCGATGTACCTTAGCGCTAAAGAATTCATGACTGATGAACAGGCTTATTCGGTCATTGAGAATTCATCCATTAAGATATGTAATAAGATAGGTCCGCTTAAAGCTTTAATGAAGATACCCTTTATGCCAGGATTATTCATAAAGATGTGGGACATTGTGACTAAGAAAAGCTTTGGGTCTGCCTGTGGATTTGAAAACAGATTTTACCCTAAAGAAAAAGGTGCTTACCGTATGGATATCCTTGAATGCCCGTACTGCAGATACTTTACTGAACTTGGGTGCCCCGAGCTTACAAAGATATTCTGTGAGAATGATGAGCGAGTTTACGGGGATCTGCCCGGTATCGTATTTGAACGTAAAGGAACGCTGGGCAAGGGTGCAGACAGGTGCGATTTTTACATAAGAAAGACGTGA
- a CDS encoding cation-translocating P-type ATPase, translating to MSKFTGLSQAEAEKRLLENGRNCLKEEKQKTVLQMFLAQILNFTNAILGAAIIISIILHDYGEAIIMLVIVIANAVIGVVQEGKAQKALDALKKMSVLKATVIRDGETKEISSEELVVGDIVVLEAGKQVPADLKLLETARLMMDEKALTGESVPVEKDEKFVADEKTGIGDRLDLAYMTTVVTYGRGIGEVVHTGMDTQIGKIADMVGQEKEKPSPLQKGMNELSRTLGIAVIVICAIVFLIGIVQGREVLELLMTAVSLAVAAIPEGIPTIVTIVLALGMQRMAKINAIVKNMPAVETLGAVSYVCSDKTGTLTQNRMTVVKAFENGEYIDLDTLDKDKHDTLIKGLMLCNDASIASDGTEVGDPTETALVAFAKRYGIEKSVTEKSVPRINEKAFDSERKLMTTVHTTEDGKIISYTKGSTDELLMRCTHIRVNGTVREITNEDMALISNAMSEMSFEALRVLSLAVREDNRDAVEQGLTYIGMIGMIDPERPEVVESIKTFKRAGIKTVMITGDHKDTALAIAKKLGIAERPDECVMGHELDEMSDEELRNRVSGLSIFARVSPEHKVKIVKAIQANNNIASMTGDGVNDAPSLKAADVGVAMGITGTDVAKGAADIVLQDDKFTTIEKAVKEGRNIYENVKKSILFALSSNISEVVVMFAAIAAGFAAPLKAVHILWVNLLTDSLPCFALGVDPNSSSDVMNKRPRKNGESIFADGGYFKVGLYSVIIAVVTLIAFLYAPIRDLSASGTAYTLKNIIDRFSDKQILMQSQTLAFCTLAVSELFHAIGMRDTETSLFKFNHLDNKIMILAFAVGLLGQLAVTEIPFFRNIFDTVQMTLPMWGLVLVLSIMPLLAHEIVVLVKKVKKA from the coding sequence ATGAGTAAATTCACAGGGCTTTCTCAGGCTGAAGCCGAAAAACGTCTGCTCGAAAACGGACGAAACTGCCTGAAAGAGGAAAAGCAAAAAACAGTATTGCAGATGTTCCTCGCACAGATACTTAATTTCACTAATGCGATACTGGGTGCGGCTATCATCATATCCATAATACTGCATGACTACGGCGAAGCGATAATCATGCTCGTTATCGTCATAGCCAATGCGGTGATAGGCGTAGTACAGGAAGGCAAAGCACAGAAGGCACTTGATGCACTGAAGAAAATGTCTGTGCTGAAAGCCACTGTTATACGTGACGGCGAGACCAAGGAAATATCCTCGGAGGAACTTGTTGTAGGCGATATCGTTGTACTGGAAGCCGGAAAGCAAGTCCCTGCCGACCTGAAACTGCTTGAAACAGCACGCCTGATGATGGACGAAAAGGCGCTCACAGGCGAATCTGTTCCTGTCGAGAAGGATGAGAAGTTCGTAGCTGATGAAAAGACAGGTATAGGCGACCGCCTTGACCTTGCATATATGACCACTGTCGTTACCTACGGAAGAGGTATAGGCGAGGTAGTACATACGGGTATGGATACACAGATAGGAAAGATAGCCGATATGGTTGGACAGGAGAAGGAAAAGCCCTCACCCCTGCAGAAGGGCATGAACGAACTCAGCCGTACCCTCGGCATAGCAGTTATCGTTATATGCGCCATAGTGTTCCTTATAGGCATCGTACAGGGCAGAGAGGTGCTTGAACTCCTGATGACAGCCGTTTCACTTGCTGTTGCAGCTATACCCGAGGGTATACCCACTATCGTTACCATAGTGCTGGCTCTGGGTATGCAGAGAATGGCTAAGATAAACGCCATTGTAAAGAATATGCCCGCCGTTGAGACTCTTGGTGCTGTAAGCTATGTTTGTTCCGATAAGACAGGCACACTTACACAGAACAGGATGACCGTTGTAAAGGCATTCGAGAACGGTGAGTACATCGACCTTGATACACTTGACAAGGATAAGCATGATACCCTCATCAAGGGTCTTATGCTTTGCAACGATGCTTCGATAGCATCCGACGGCACCGAGGTAGGCGACCCTACCGAGACTGCTCTCGTAGCCTTTGCCAAGAGATACGGTATAGAAAAGTCCGTTACAGAAAAGTCTGTACCACGTATCAACGAGAAGGCTTTCGACTCGGAAAGAAAGCTTATGACCACCGTCCACACCACCGAGGACGGAAAGATAATATCCTACACCAAAGGCTCCACCGATGAACTGCTCATGCGCTGTACCCACATCAGGGTAAACGGCACTGTGCGTGAGATAACAAATGAGGATATGGCTCTTATATCAAACGCTATGTCTGAAATGTCCTTTGAAGCGCTGAGAGTGCTTTCACTTGCTGTACGTGAGGATAACAGGGACGCTGTTGAGCAGGGACTCACCTACATCGGCATGATAGGTATGATAGACCCCGAAAGACCCGAGGTAGTGGAATCTATCAAGACCTTCAAGCGTGCAGGTATCAAGACTGTAATGATAACTGGCGACCACAAGGATACCGCCCTTGCTATCGCCAAAAAGCTGGGCATAGCAGAAAGACCCGATGAGTGTGTAATGGGTCACGAGCTTGACGAGATGAGCGATGAAGAACTCCGTAACAGAGTTTCTGGTCTCTCCATATTTGCAAGAGTTTCACCCGAACATAAGGTAAAGATAGTCAAGGCGATACAGGCTAACAACAATATCGCTTCTATGACAGGTGACGGCGTTAACGATGCACCCTCGCTGAAAGCAGCTGATGTCGGCGTTGCAATGGGTATAACAGGTACCGATGTTGCCAAGGGTGCCGCAGATATCGTGCTTCAGGACGATAAATTCACCACCATAGAAAAGGCTGTCAAGGAAGGCAGAAACATCTATGAGAACGTAAAGAAGTCTATCCTCTTTGCCCTTTCATCTAATATCAGCGAGGTAGTTGTGATGTTTGCGGCTATCGCTGCAGGCTTTGCAGCACCGCTGAAAGCTGTACACATACTGTGGGTAAACCTTCTAACCGACTCCCTCCCTTGCTTTGCCCTGGGTGTTGACCCCAACTCGTCATCTGACGTTATGAACAAGAGACCCCGTAAGAACGGCGAATCAATCTTCGCTGACGGCGGATATTTCAAGGTAGGTCTTTACAGCGTGATAATTGCTGTGGTAACTCTCATCGCTTTCCTGTACGCTCCTATCAGGGATCTTTCAGCTTCGGGAACAGCATACACTCTTAAAAATATCATTGATCGTTTTTCCGATAAGCAGATACTCATGCAGTCACAGACACTTGCATTCTGCACTCTTGCCGTATCCGAACTTTTCCATGCGATAGGTATGCGTGATACAGAGACTTCACTGTTCAAATTCAATCATCTGGATAACAAGATAATGATACTTGCTTTTGCAGTAGGTCTTCTTGGTCAGCTTGCAGTTACCGAGATACCGTTTTTCAGAAATATATTCGATACAGTTCAGATGACACTTCCTATGTGGGGACTGGTACTTGTGCTCTCCATAATGCCGCTTTTGGCACACGAGATTGTTGTGCTTGTGAAAAAGGTAAAGAAAGCCTGA
- a CDS encoding DUF6985 domain-containing protein has protein sequence MFFRKPKKEKKENEKITNSVFGDLEFIDCAWEGDSVSSLFGEEKTIDLYVYADEDEKIIEENQEKVYQNYIRNRTEIEEAVRKVIFKEFKLPEDFDLSSRFRESSIIVTCDGNCGIAIVDNTYEMGHNRFKFVVETEPDYEFTDSEEYYLETK, from the coding sequence ATGTTTTTTAGAAAACCCAAAAAGGAAAAAAAAGAAAACGAAAAAATAACCAATTCAGTTTTTGGAGATCTTGAATTTATTGACTGTGCCTGGGAAGGAGATTCGGTAAGTTCTTTGTTTGGTGAAGAAAAAACTATTGATCTGTATGTATATGCTGATGAAGATGAAAAGATCATTGAAGAGAACCAGGAAAAAGTTTATCAGAATTATATTCGTAATCGGACGGAAATTGAAGAGGCTGTCAGAAAAGTGATCTTTAAAGAATTTAAGCTTCCGGAAGATTTTGATCTCAGTTCACGTTTCAGAGAGAGTTCCATAATTGTGACCTGTGACGGTAATTGCGGCATAGCCATCGTTGACAACACGTATGAAATGGGACATAACCGTTTTAAATTTGTGGTCGAAACCGAACCGGACTACGAATTCACAGATTCAGAAGAGTATTATTTAGAAACTAAATGA
- a CDS encoding helix-turn-helix domain-containing protein — protein MAIIIRLDRIMADRKMSLNELAEKVGMSNVNLSNLKTSKMKGIRFETMNAICDALDCQPGDLFEFVKE, from the coding sequence ATGGCTATAATAATCAGACTTGACAGAATAATGGCTGACCGCAAAATGTCCTTGAATGAGCTGGCAGAAAAAGTCGGGATGTCAAACGTCAACCTATCCAACCTTAAAACCAGCAAGATGAAAGGCATACGTTTTGAAACTATGAACGCTATATGCGATGCACTCGATTGTCAGCCAGGTGATCTTTTTGAATTTGTAAAAGAATAA
- a CDS encoding DUF2975 domain-containing protein: MNPKISEKLKKRSIINSVVIGLLCFTSLVVAICEFISYINNPQMIELLINGIYTLAIFSELGLLAMILLEIRKTGKPFSKKIITKLRIMGFILFVTGALVPPYTTTPISEHEYCRVLNYNTMNILVIGISIIIGLISEVFVYGLKLQQENDLIA; encoded by the coding sequence ATGAACCCCAAAATATCCGAAAAACTAAAAAAACGTTCTATCATTAACTCAGTAGTGATCGGTCTTTTATGCTTTACATCATTAGTTGTAGCTATATGTGAGTTTATCAGCTACATCAACAATCCTCAAATGATCGAACTACTGATAAATGGGATCTACACTTTAGCGATTTTTTCAGAGTTGGGACTTCTCGCGATGATACTGCTTGAGATACGCAAAACAGGAAAGCCTTTTTCAAAAAAGATAATCACAAAGCTGCGTATTATGGGATTTATCCTGTTTGTTACCGGTGCATTAGTTCCGCCCTATACTACAACACCGATCTCAGAACATGAATATTGCAGAGTGCTTAACTATAATACAATGAACATCCTGGTCATCGGAATAAGTATAATCATCGGTTTAATATCCGAAGTTTTCGTTTACGGTCTCAAACTTCAGCAGGAAAACGACCTTATTGCGTAA
- a CDS encoding DUF3737 family protein, with translation MNSIENKTFDKERALYNVRDTIVKGCTFAGAADGESVLKETRNIIIDSCTFSLRYPIWHAKKYELRNSKLDEKTRASLWYSDEGIIENTDITGVKALRECKDTVIKNCRIESPEFGWKTLGTKISESRIVSEYIFLDAMDIEIDRLDFKGKYSFQYVRDMRITNSVLDTKDAFWHAKNVTVVDSVIKGEYLAWFSEGLTLIRCKVIGTQPLCYCKDLKLIDCEMTDCDLSFEYSDVEADIKGHIDSVKNPRSCRIIADSIGEIIKEESIIESNAEIIINKTST, from the coding sequence ATGAATAGTATAGAAAATAAGACTTTTGATAAGGAAAGAGCCTTATATAATGTCCGTGATACTATTGTAAAGGGATGTACCTTTGCAGGTGCTGCCGATGGTGAATCTGTTCTGAAAGAAACAAGGAATATTATTATAGACAGCTGTACTTTTTCGCTTCGTTACCCTATATGGCACGCCAAAAAGTATGAACTGAGGAACTCAAAGCTTGACGAAAAAACCAGAGCATCACTGTGGTACTCCGATGAGGGGATCATTGAAAATACTGATATTACCGGAGTTAAGGCGCTCAGAGAATGTAAAGATACGGTAATAAAAAATTGCAGGATAGAGTCACCTGAATTTGGTTGGAAAACTTTGGGTACAAAAATATCTGAGAGCAGGATCGTATCGGAGTATATTTTCTTAGATGCCATGGATATTGAGATAGACAGGCTCGACTTCAAAGGAAAGTATTCATTCCAGTATGTCAGGGATATGAGAATAACAAATTCGGTACTTGATACGAAAGATGCTTTCTGGCACGCAAAAAATGTTACAGTAGTGGATTCTGTAATAAAGGGCGAGTATCTTGCATGGTTCTCTGAAGGTCTGACATTGATAAGGTGTAAGGTGATCGGCACACAGCCGCTGTGCTATTGCAAGGATCTGAAACTTATAGACTGCGAAATGACAGACTGTGATCTTTCTTTTGAATATTCTGATGTGGAAGCTGATATCAAGGGACATATCGATTCGGTAAAAAATCCGAGATCGTGCAGGATAATCGCTGACAGCATAGGTGAGATAATCAAAGAAGAATCGATCATAGAAAGTAATGCAGAGATCATTATAAACAAAACATCAACATAG
- a CDS encoding DUF134 domain-containing protein → MPRPQKARRICCYPDYWSFAPDQDMANDTVTISLDEFETIRLIDYNGKTQEECAADMNVARTTVTAIYESARKKLAQALVEGRRIMISGGNYTLYNTISEMINQKGSTIMRIAVTYENGLIFQHFGRTEQFKLYDVADGKILSEQVVGTNGTGHGALAGFLKNADVDVLICGGIGGGAQMAMQEAGITLYGGNMGSADEAVKAFLANTLLQNSAPTCDHHGHEHGEGHSCGNHRCGDH, encoded by the coding sequence ATGCCCAGACCACAGAAAGCAAGACGGATCTGCTGTTATCCCGATTACTGGAGCTTTGCACCTGATCAGGATATGGCAAATGACACAGTTACAATATCACTTGACGAGTTTGAAACTATACGTCTTATTGACTATAATGGAAAAACTCAGGAGGAGTGCGCTGCTGATATGAACGTTGCAAGAACAACTGTAACCGCAATATATGAAAGCGCAAGAAAAAAGCTGGCTCAAGCTCTTGTAGAAGGCAGACGCATCATGATTTCCGGTGGAAACTATACTCTTTACAACACAATATCAGAAATGATCAATCAGAAAGGAAGTACGATAATGAGAATCGCAGTAACCTATGAAAACGGACTTATATTTCAACATTTTGGCAGGACCGAACAATTCAAGCTCTACGATGTTGCCGACGGCAAGATCCTCAGTGAACAGGTAGTAGGTACAAACGGCACAGGACACGGCGCTCTTGCAGGATTCCTCAAAAATGCAGATGTTGATGTACTTATCTGCGGAGGTATCGGCGGTGGCGCTCAGATGGCTATGCAGGAGGCAGGCATCACTCTCTACGGAGGCAATATGGGAAGTGCCGATGAAGCAGTAAAGGCATTTCTTGCCAATACACTTTTACAAAACTCTGCCCCCACCTGCGATCACCATGGGCATGAACATGGCGAAGGACATTCCTGCGGTAATCACAGATGCGGTGATCACTGA